In Pieris napi chromosome 2, ilPieNapi1.2, whole genome shotgun sequence, the following proteins share a genomic window:
- the LOC125058331 gene encoding toll-like receptor 7, whose product MNSVAAVLCALLHLGWAIFPHGSDKCLRVNDRGSEGSALCKIRTLESDGTSITTVSSDVYRLAIECNHLLLFESTLRAHYFSSVAGLTELSISNCKLLQIPNNTFHDIKKLRKLKIRSKNFEWSPTKNLELSLNSFNGLSELQALDLAQNNIKFVPSGVFCSLENLSTLNLTHNRIRTIGQIGFGQGCGLNLLNLDLSHNEIKSLPAESELLKLRSLQHLYLQHNNITDISSEAFDGLVSMRVLNISHNRLYTIPEGIFANARELREIYLNDNSLFELARGIFNRLEQLIFLDLSSNQLTSNHVDDGTFLGLIRLIVLNLSNNALTRIDGKTFKDLFVLQILNLKNNSIGYIEDNAFLPLYNLHTLNLAENRLHTIDENLFNGLFVLGKLTLNNNLLVNIDRKAFKNCSDLKELDLSSNQLLEVPNALWELPFLKTLDLGENQISDFRNGSFKNLNQLTGLRLIDNQIGNLSVGMFWDLPNLQVLNIAKNKIQAIERGTFTRNGQLEAIRLDGNFLTDINGVFSTLSSLLWLNLSENHLVWFDYAFVPGKLKWLDVHSNFIEHLGNYYKLQNEIRIKTLDVSHNRIVEISPMAIPNSVELLFINNNYLNSIHVNTFFDKKNLTRVDMYANELVHLELNSLRLSTVPVNRTLPEFYVGGNPFQCDCTMEWLPIINNMTAMRQYPRVMDLENVMCKMTNTRSGTHIPLPNLKTSDFLCEYETHCFAICHCCDYDACDCEMTCPQNCTCYHDPLWNTNVVDCSGQSSMEIPQKIPMDATEVFLDGNNIKELQNHVFIGRQKMRSLYVNNSNVDSIQNRTFGGLTALEILHLGNNKLKELKGYEFQQLNSLKELFLQNNLISHIANISFLSLKSLEMLRLDGNRLVDFDVWSFSNSPHLKALSLGNNLWSCKCRFLQELTSYLAENAQKIVDITDVWCWNGDARPPQKKELNLNGTACSDYYADNNSAIGSMLVSNYVPMMVSTLTGFMLILLALVVLFLFRDSLRVWLYTNCGIRVFALNGTFEESEKLYDAYVCYSPKDEEFVVQSLATELENGNPSYHLCLHYRDIPHHGAQYMQCAPPVVEAAEASKRVILVLTRNFMQTEWSRYEFRQGLHEALKGCIYKLVLIEECSVIADAMCDPDLRPYLKTGTRLRWGQKRFWERLRYIMPDATHPHHKTRPHNYRKNINTYTLDSSVPGSGNRTLQFPNKSPVISGPVQDASAPPEYSTEVRQSPSAIRQSQGVAYGPDGRPISDHIYSSIDSDYSSLEHGMAPGRRRDHRQWPPPPPLVDTGNAVQAYLV is encoded by the coding sequence ATGAATAGTGTTGCGGCTGTGCTGTGTGCGCTACTGCACCTGGGCTGGGCAATATTTCCTCATGGATCTGACAAGTGTCTTCGAGTGAACGACAGAGGCTCTGAAGGTAGTGCGTTGTGCAAAATACGGACTCTTGAATCAGATGGAACCAGTATTACTACAGTTTCTTCAGACGTGTATCGCCTAGCTATCGAATGCAATCATCTTTTATTATTCGAAAGCACGCTAAGGGCACATTATTTTAGTTCTGTGGCTGGTCTCACAGAATTGTCAATTAGCAACTGCAAATTACTCCAGATACCGAATAATACGTTCCACGATATAAAAAAGCTGAGAAAACTGAAGATTCGTTCGAAAAACTTTGAGTGGAGTCCTACCAAGAATTTGGAGCTATCTTTAAACTCGTTCAATGGATTATCGGAATTGCAGGCGCTGGATCTCGctcaaaataacataaagtttgTTCCTTCCGGCGTATTCTGTTCTCTAGAAAACTTGAGCACTCTGAACTTGACGCACAATAGAATAAGGACTATCGGCCAGATTGGATTTGGCCAAGGATGTGGATTAAATCTGCTTAACTTGGATTTAAGCcacaatgaaataaaatcacTGCCTGCTGAGTCTGaacttttaaaactaagaaGTTTGCagcatttatatttacaacacAATAATATAACAGACATATCTAGTGAAGCTTTTGATGGCCTTGTGTCAATGAGGGTTTTGAACATATCACACAATCGTTTATATACCATTCCCGAGGGGATTTTTGCAAATGCTCGAGAGCTCAGGGAGATCTATTTGAATGACAACTCCCTGTTTGAACTTGCAAGAGGGATTTTTAATCGCCTCGAACAGCTGATTTTTTTGGATTTATCGAGCAATCAACTTACCAGCAATCATGTTGATGATGGAACATTTCTCGGTCTGATTCGTCTaatagttttgaatttatctaACAATGCGTTAACGAGGATTGATGGGAAAACTTTCAAAGATTTGTTTGTTctacaaatattaaacttgAAAAACAATTCAATTGGATACATTGAGGACAACGCGTTTTTACCTTTATATAACTTACATACATTAAACTTGGCTGAAAACCGGCTTCATACCATCGatgaaaacttatttaatggATTATTTGTTCTTGGCAAATTaactttgaataataatttgctGGTCAATATTGATCGAAAAGCTTTTAAGAACTGCTCGGATCTCAAAGAACTGGATTTAAGCTCAAATCAACTACTCGAAGTTCCTAATGCGCTGTGGGAACTGCCTTTCTTAAAGACCTTGGATTTAGGCGAGAATCAAATATCGGACTTCAGGAATGGGTCTTTTAAGAATCTTAACCAATTAACTGGATTACGTCTTATCGATAATCAGATTGGTAATTTGAGCGTCGGTATGTTCTGGGATTTACCAAACTTGCAAGTGCTAAACATAgccaaaaataaaatccaaGCCATAGAAAGAGGCACATTTACCCGGAATGGCCAATTAGAGGCTATAAGATTGGATGGAAATTTTTTAACAGACATCAACGGTGTATTTTCAACACTTTCCAGCTTGTTGTGGCTTAACTTATCTGAAAATCATCTTGTGTGGTTTGACTATGCGTTCGTTCCTGGCAAGTTAAAGTGGTTAGACGttcatagtaattttatagaacacTTGGGAAACTATTATAAACTGCAAAATGAAATCCGCATAAAGACTTTAGATGTTAGTCATAATCGTATAGTGGAAATCTCACCTATGGCGATACCTAATAGTGTAGAAttgttgtttataaataataactactTAAATAGTATTCATGTGAATACGTTTTTTGACAAGAAGAATTTGACTCGCGTGGATATGTATGCGAATGAACTAGTGCATCTAGAATTAAATAGTTTACGTTTATCAACAGTGCCCGTAAACAGAACTCTACCAGAGTTTTATGTCGGCGGTAATCCGTTTCAGTGCGATTGTACAATGGAGTGGCtacctataataaataatatgaccgCTATGAGACAGTACCCGCGAGTGATGGACTTAGAAAATGTTATGTGCAAAATGACAAATACACGTAGTGGCACCCATATACCACTACCTAATCTTAAGACATCGGACTTTTTGTGTGAGTATGAAACACATTGTTTTGCAATCTGTCATTGTTGTGACTACGATGCTTGTGACTGTGAAATGACTTGTCCTCAAAATTGTACCTGCTACCATGATCCGTTATGGAATACTAATGTCGTCGATTGTTCAGGCCAATCGTCTATGGAGATACCTCAAAAAATACCTATGGACGCAACCGAGGTATTTTTGGatggtaataatattaaagaattaCAAAACCACGTATTTATCGGTAGGCAAAAGATGAGATCTCTGTatgttaataatagtaatgtaGATAGCATACAAAACAGAACGTTTGGAGGACTGACCGCTTTAGAAATATTGCATTTGGGTAATAACAAGCTTAAGGAACTCAAAGGCTATGAGTTCCAacaattaaatagtttaaaagaattatttttgcaaaataaCTTGATAAGTCATATCGCAAACATATCGTTTTTGTCTTTGAAATCCTTAGAAATGTTACGACTAGATGGTAATAGATTAGTAGACTTTGATGTATGGTCTTTTAGTAATAGTCCTCATTTAAAAGCATTGTCATTAGGAAATAATCTATGGTCTTGCAAATGTAGATTTTTACAAGAACTTACGTCTTATTTAGCTGAAAATGCACAAAAAATTGTAGATATAACTGATGTATGGTGCTGGAATGGTGACGCACGCCCACCTCAGAAAAAAGAGCTTAATTTGAACGGCACTGCCTGCAGCGACTATTACGCTGATAATAACTCAGCTATTGGAAGTATGTTAGTCTCTAATTATGTTCCTATGATGGTATCAACTCTCACTGGATTCATGTTAATATTGTTAGCCCTTGTGGTTCTGTTCCTATTTAGAGATTCACTCCGGGTCTGGTTATACACCAATTGTGGTATTCGAGTATTCGCACTTAACGGGACATTTGAAGAAAGCGAGAAACTGTATGATGCATATGTGTGCTACAGCCCTAAAGACGAAGAATTTGTTGTACAGTCACTGGCAACTGAATTAGAAAATGGAAATCCATCGTACCATCTATGTCTTCATTATAGAGATATACCTCACCACGGCGCACAATACATGCAATGTGCGCCGCCGGTGGTCGAAGCGGCGGAAGCATCTAAACGAGTAATACTGGTGCTAACAAGAAACTTTATGCAAACAGAATGGTCTCGGTACGAATTCCGACAAGGGCTGCACGAAGCACTAAAAGGATGCATTTATAAATTAGTACTAATAGAAGAATGTTCTGTTATTGCGGATGCAATGTGTGACCCCGATTTACGTCCATACCTAAAAACAGGGACGCGCTTGAGATGGGGACAAAAGAGATTTTGGGAGCGACTCAGGTATATAATGCCCGATGCGACGCACCCTCATCACAAGACACGACCGCacaattatagaaaaaatattaatacgtaTACTTTAGATTCATCTGTACCTGGTAGTGGGAATAGAACCCTACAATTTCCTAATAAATCGCCTGTAATAAGTGGTCCTGTTCAAGATGCTTCTGCCCCTCCTGAGTATAGTACTGAAGTGAGACAGTCTCCCTCAGCGATAAGACAATCGCAGGGAGTAGCATATGGTCCTGATGGAAGACCAATATCAGATCATATTTATTCATCAATAGATTCTGACTATTCGTCTTTGGAACATGGCATGGCGCCGGGAAGAAGACGAGACCATAGACAATGGCCCCCTCCGCCCCCCTTAGTTGATACAGGCAATGCCGTTCAAGCTTACCTAGTCTAG